A window of the Candidatus Nitrosotalea okcheonensis genome harbors these coding sequences:
- a CDS encoding AbrB/MazE/SpoVT family DNA-binding domain-containing protein: MNIPFFPYYQGDSVISKESKREMLGMSMITYKFQVTIPKKVREKHKFKEGDTLAFVEEHGRIYLVKSTEV, from the coding sequence ATGAATATTCCTTTCTTTCCTTACTATCAAGGTGATAGTGTAATATCAAAGGAATCAAAGCGTGAGATGCTCGGGATGAGTATGATTACCTACAAGTTTCAGGTTACCATACCAAAAAAGGTCAGAGAGAAACACAAATTCAAGGAAGGAGACACATTGGCATTTGTGGAAGAGCATGGTAGAATTTATCTTGTAAAGAGTACCGAGGTATAA